The following are encoded in a window of Sphingobium sp. AP49 genomic DNA:
- a CDS encoding response regulator transcription factor yields the protein MIVMGRGQTMHGGNRGQFAAPPPMIHHHGQGADMQVEDNNAMMERVLIVDDHPLVRDGLRSVIAVSFDGCEIFEAASLEEALATLEKQSNFDLVLLDLNIPDVKRLDGLKLLRSRHPILPVVMVSGAFDRAIVREALGAGAAGFIPKSMKRSAIVDALHRVVSGEIYMPDAIDEAPQESAEEADILTRISSLTPQQRIVLTHLVHGRLNKQIAHDLSVSMTTVKAHVSAILQKLNVFSRTQAVILANRVHFDGDN from the coding sequence ATGATCGTCATGGGGCGCGGACAGACTATGCACGGCGGAAATCGCGGGCAATTTGCCGCGCCCCCGCCTATGATCCATCATCATGGCCAGGGGGCGGACATGCAGGTCGAAGACAATAACGCGATGATGGAAAGGGTGCTGATCGTCGACGACCACCCGCTGGTGCGCGACGGGCTGCGCAGCGTGATCGCGGTCAGTTTCGACGGGTGCGAGATTTTCGAGGCGGCCAGCCTGGAGGAAGCGCTGGCGACGCTGGAGAAACAGTCCAATTTCGACCTGGTGCTGCTGGACCTCAATATTCCCGACGTGAAGCGGCTCGATGGCCTGAAACTGCTGCGCAGTCGCCACCCGATCCTGCCGGTGGTGATGGTGTCGGGCGCGTTCGACCGGGCGATCGTGCGCGAAGCGCTGGGCGCAGGCGCCGCCGGTTTCATCCCCAAGTCGATGAAGCGCAGCGCGATCGTCGATGCGCTGCACCGGGTGGTGTCAGGCGAAATCTACATGCCCGACGCGATCGACGAGGCGCCACAGGAAAGCGCCGAGGAAGCCGATATCCTGACCCGGATCAGCAGCCTGACGCCGCAGCAGCGGATCGTGCTGACCCATCTGGTCCATGGCCGGCTGAACAAGCAGATCGCCCATGACCTCAGCGTATCGATGACCACGGTCAAGGCGCATGTCTCCGCGATCCTGCAGAAGCTCAACGTCTTCAGCCGGACCCAGGCGGTGATCCTGGCAAACCGGGTGCATTTCGATGGCGACAATTGA
- a CDS encoding transporter substrate-binding domain-containing protein, protein MDRRAFLSSVAAAALVGYVSRGQVARAAPLGKVRDLGVLRVAVYKDNRPWSWRKDGKLIGIDVDLAQALAKGLGVRADIAELVADESADDDLRNGVWKGGLLGFQPADIMLHVPFDRSFAARNDQVAIIAPYYRESFQFAAVKGEIDVNAPPIQYRGKRLAVEIDSIPDFYLIGTFGGILARDVVHFPGGTEAVTALTDGRADGVLASRAQIEAVLHDSGATNIVRRTSPLPAFTSAGWDIGMAVKENSRNLGDAVETILADMTQSGALKAIFERHGVAYAPAVAAG, encoded by the coding sequence ATGGATCGCCGCGCCTTTCTGAGCAGCGTGGCGGCTGCCGCGTTAGTGGGATATGTTTCGCGTGGGCAGGTGGCAAGGGCCGCCCCGCTCGGCAAGGTCAGGGACCTGGGTGTCCTTCGGGTCGCAGTCTACAAGGACAACCGCCCCTGGTCCTGGCGCAAGGACGGCAAGCTGATCGGGATCGACGTCGACCTGGCCCAGGCGCTGGCCAAGGGCTTGGGCGTGCGCGCCGACATTGCCGAACTGGTCGCGGACGAAAGCGCCGACGACGACCTGCGCAACGGGGTGTGGAAGGGCGGCCTTCTGGGCTTCCAGCCGGCCGACATCATGCTGCACGTGCCGTTCGACCGCAGCTTTGCCGCGCGCAACGATCAGGTCGCGATCATCGCGCCCTATTATCGCGAAAGCTTTCAGTTCGCGGCAGTGAAGGGCGAGATCGACGTCAATGCGCCGCCGATCCAATATCGCGGCAAGCGGCTGGCGGTCGAGATCGATTCCATTCCCGATTTCTATCTGATCGGCACATTCGGCGGCATATTGGCCAGGGATGTCGTCCATTTTCCGGGCGGGACGGAAGCCGTCACCGCGCTGACCGACGGCCGGGCCGATGGCGTACTCGCCAGCCGGGCGCAGATCGAGGCGGTGCTGCACGACAGCGGCGCCACCAACATCGTCCGCCGCACCAGCCCCCTGCCCGCCTTTACCTCAGCCGGGTGGGATATCGGCATGGCGGTGAAGGAGAATAGCCGGAACCTGGGCGATGCGGTCGAGACCATCCTGGCCGACATGACGCAATCGGGCGCGCTCAAGGCGATCTTCGAGCGCCATGGCGTCGCCTATGCGCCGGCCGTCGCGGCGGGCTGA
- a CDS encoding NahK/ErcS family hybrid sensor histidine kinase/response regulator: MSDLRASLEPDAELDALREEVRKLRKINGALMDRVERSTDMSANAFSMFETAISLESKVRDRTLQLEDALGRLAKANADLGDAHARADAARMRLRDAIESINEGFVLFDAEDRLILYNEAYLGFWPQVAEHLDEPLTFQDIARIAAHSQGPAGAQVAPDRWVSDRLAKHGIADGGQVQRLADGRWIQINELRTSEGGIVGIYTDITEAKAEDARARARELAERNVVLQSTLDNLSEGVCVFDGSGQLAAWNDALRRLLALPENFAGALGSHADLQRWCRETLAMDDQGCLDWRGGGADQQAMVCLCTAGDRHFELRSNAMADGGQVFGFTDVTDMLRAQASLQETAETLERRVSERTGELVDLNRKLEGEVAERRAIEAALIDAKIIAEKANLSKTRFLAAASHDLLQPLNAARLFVAALGDRRLALPTRALVNQTSTALDSVEDLLEALLEISRLDAGAIQPEIGPFRIDRLLQTLNVEFAPMARSAGLAFRIEAQPLWVETDLRLLRRILQNFISNAIRYTPRGTVSVACIQHDDRVEISVTDSGPGIAPEQQALIFEEFRRLDTRSQGKGLGLAIVKRASDMLGHPITLRSQPGQGATFSIALPLGQPQREEDGDTGQPTRDRSMRDLSVLVVDNEKQIQSGMRTLLTGWGCSVVTADGYDQAAALFADDRRPDIILVDYHLKDGETGDTVITRLHDHFGVRIPAVMISADRGEPLKIQLAAANIPLLNKPVKPAQLRALLRTMLA; this comes from the coding sequence ATGAGCGACCTGCGCGCCTCCCTTGAACCTGACGCGGAACTGGATGCGCTGCGCGAGGAGGTGCGCAAGCTGCGCAAGATCAACGGTGCGCTGATGGATCGGGTCGAACGCTCGACCGATATGTCGGCCAATGCCTTTTCCATGTTTGAAACCGCCATTTCGCTTGAGTCCAAGGTGCGCGACCGGACGCTGCAACTGGAGGATGCGCTGGGCCGCCTCGCCAAGGCCAATGCCGATCTGGGCGACGCCCATGCCCGGGCCGACGCCGCGCGGATGCGCCTGCGCGACGCGATCGAGTCGATCAACGAGGGCTTTGTGCTGTTCGATGCCGAAGATCGGCTGATCCTCTATAATGAAGCCTATCTCGGCTTCTGGCCGCAGGTGGCCGAGCATCTGGACGAGCCGCTGACGTTCCAGGACATCGCCCGCATAGCCGCGCATAGCCAAGGGCCGGCCGGGGCACAGGTCGCGCCCGATCGCTGGGTGTCCGATCGTCTGGCCAAGCATGGCATCGCCGATGGCGGCCAGGTCCAGCGGCTGGCCGATGGCCGTTGGATCCAGATCAACGAGCTGCGCACCAGCGAGGGCGGCATCGTCGGCATCTATACCGACATTACCGAGGCGAAGGCGGAGGATGCCCGCGCTCGCGCCCGCGAACTGGCCGAACGCAATGTCGTGCTGCAATCGACGCTAGACAATCTGTCGGAAGGGGTCTGCGTGTTCGACGGCAGCGGGCAACTGGCCGCCTGGAACGATGCCCTGCGCCGGTTGCTGGCCCTGCCGGAAAATTTTGCCGGCGCATTGGGTAGCCATGCCGACTTGCAACGCTGGTGCCGTGAGACGCTGGCGATGGACGATCAGGGCTGTCTCGACTGGCGCGGTGGCGGCGCGGACCAGCAGGCGATGGTCTGCCTCTGCACCGCCGGGGACCGGCATTTTGAATTGCGCAGCAACGCCATGGCCGATGGCGGTCAGGTGTTCGGCTTCACCGACGTCACCGACATGCTGCGCGCCCAGGCCAGCCTTCAGGAAACCGCCGAAACGCTGGAACGGCGCGTGTCGGAACGCACCGGCGAACTGGTCGACCTCAACCGCAAGCTGGAAGGCGAAGTGGCCGAGCGTCGCGCGATCGAGGCGGCGCTGATCGATGCCAAGATCATCGCGGAAAAGGCGAACCTGTCCAAGACCCGCTTCCTTGCCGCCGCCAGCCATGACCTGCTCCAGCCGCTCAATGCCGCGCGCCTGTTCGTCGCGGCGCTGGGCGATCGGCGGCTGGCGCTGCCGACCCGCGCGCTGGTCAACCAGACCTCGACCGCGCTCGACTCGGTCGAGGATCTGCTGGAGGCGCTGCTGGAAATTTCGCGCCTGGATGCCGGCGCCATCCAGCCGGAAATCGGCCCGTTCCGCATCGACCGGTTGCTCCAGACCCTCAATGTCGAATTCGCCCCCATGGCCCGATCGGCCGGGCTTGCCTTCCGGATCGAGGCGCAACCGCTTTGGGTCGAGACCGACCTGCGCCTGCTGCGCCGCATTCTCCAGAATTTCATCTCCAACGCCATCCGCTACACGCCGCGCGGGACGGTTTCGGTCGCCTGCATCCAGCATGACGACCGGGTGGAGATCAGCGTGACCGACAGTGGCCCTGGTATCGCGCCCGAGCAGCAGGCGTTGATCTTCGAGGAATTTCGCCGGCTCGACACCCGCAGCCAGGGCAAGGGGCTGGGCCTCGCCATCGTCAAGCGCGCCAGCGACATGCTCGGCCACCCCATCACCCTGCGTTCGCAGCCGGGGCAGGGGGCGACCTTCTCGATCGCCCTGCCGCTCGGCCAGCCTCAGCGCGAGGAGGATGGCGATACCGGCCAGCCGACCCGCGACCGGTCGATGCGCGACCTGTCGGTGCTGGTGGTCGACAATGAAAAGCAGATCCAGTCCGGCATGCGCACCCTGCTCACCGGTTGGGGGTGCAGCGTCGTCACCGCCGACGGCTATGACCAGGCCGCTGCCCTGTTCGCCGATGACCGCCGGCCCGACATCATCTTGGTCGACTATCATCTCAAGGACGGGGAAACCGGCGATACGGTCATCACCCGCCTGCACGATCATTTCGGCGTCCGCATACCCGCCGTCATGATCTCGGCCGATCGCGGCGAACCGCTCAAGATCCAGCTCGCCGCCGCCAATATCCCCCTGCTCAACAAGCCGGTAAAGCCCGCCCAACTGCGCGCGCTGCTGCGGACCATGCTGGCCTGA
- a CDS encoding methanol/ethanol family PQQ-dependent dehydrogenase — protein sequence MTGRFTRSFLGVAAIALVAGAAPLLAADPASGPTDADLMNDAASTGDVLTYGMGPQAQRFSTLNQINTNTVSKLVPAFASSLGGEKQRGQESQPLVYDGTIYVTGSYSRLYAFDSRTGEEKWEYNARLPDDIMPCCDVVNRGAAIHGDKIIFATLDARLVALNRHTGKVVWNKQIADYKAGYSATAAPLIVKGMVITGNSGGEFGIVGAVEARDVDTGELIWHRPVIEGNMGTLRGKDNGITGKLNATWQGDLYKTGGGATWLGGTYDPETNLLYFGTGNPAPWNSHLRPGDNLYTASTLAIDPETGVIKWHYQTTPHDGWDFDGVNEFIPFDATINGKPMKLGAKADRNGYFFVLDRTNGKFVSANRFVMQTTWASGYDKNGKPIVIPAGRPGAPSATEKGSTVFSSPSFLGGKNWMPMAYSKDTGLFYIPSNDWGMDIWNEPIAYKKGAAYLGAGFTIKPIAEDHIGALRAMDPKTGKIVWEYKNKAPLWGGVLSTAGNLVFTGTPEGYLKAFDAKTGKELWKFQTGSGVVGSPVTWEQDGEQYVAVMSGWGGAVPLWGGEVAKSFKDINQGGSLWVFKLAK from the coding sequence ATGACGGGACGTTTCACGCGTTCGTTCCTGGGGGTGGCAGCGATCGCGCTGGTCGCCGGCGCCGCGCCGCTGCTGGCGGCCGATCCCGCCAGCGGGCCAACCGATGCCGACCTGATGAACGATGCCGCATCGACTGGCGACGTGCTGACCTATGGCATGGGGCCGCAGGCGCAGCGCTTCAGCACGCTCAACCAGATCAACACCAACACCGTCAGCAAGCTGGTGCCCGCTTTCGCCTCGTCGCTGGGTGGCGAGAAGCAGCGCGGCCAGGAGTCCCAGCCGCTAGTCTATGACGGCACCATCTATGTCACCGGTTCCTATTCGCGGCTCTATGCCTTCGACTCCCGCACCGGCGAGGAGAAATGGGAATATAATGCCCGCCTGCCCGACGACATCATGCCCTGCTGCGACGTCGTCAATCGCGGTGCGGCGATCCATGGCGACAAGATCATCTTCGCCACGCTCGATGCGCGACTGGTGGCGCTCAATCGCCATACCGGCAAGGTCGTGTGGAACAAGCAGATCGCGGATTACAAGGCCGGCTACAGCGCGACCGCTGCGCCGCTGATCGTCAAGGGTATGGTCATCACCGGCAATTCGGGCGGCGAGTTCGGCATCGTCGGCGCGGTCGAGGCGCGCGACGTGGATACCGGCGAGCTGATCTGGCACCGCCCGGTGATCGAAGGCAATATGGGCACCTTGCGCGGCAAGGATAATGGCATCACCGGCAAGCTCAATGCGACCTGGCAGGGCGATCTCTACAAGACCGGCGGCGGCGCGACCTGGCTGGGTGGCACCTATGATCCGGAAACCAACCTTCTCTATTTCGGCACCGGCAACCCGGCCCCCTGGAACAGCCATCTGCGGCCCGGCGACAATCTCTACACCGCGTCGACGCTGGCGATCGATCCCGAAACCGGCGTAATCAAATGGCATTACCAGACCACCCCGCACGACGGCTGGGATTTCGACGGGGTCAACGAGTTCATCCCGTTCGACGCGACGATCAACGGCAAGCCGATGAAGCTGGGCGCCAAGGCGGATCGCAATGGCTATTTCTTCGTGCTCGACCGGACCAACGGCAAGTTCGTCAGCGCCAACCGCTTCGTCATGCAGACCACCTGGGCCAGCGGCTATGACAAGAATGGCAAGCCGATCGTGATCCCGGCCGGTCGCCCCGGCGCGCCGAGCGCGACCGAGAAGGGCAGCACCGTCTTCTCCTCGCCCAGTTTCTTGGGGGGAAAGAACTGGATGCCGATGGCCTATAGCAAGGACACCGGCCTGTTCTACATCCCGTCCAACGACTGGGGCATGGACATCTGGAACGAGCCGATCGCCTACAAGAAGGGCGCCGCCTATCTGGGCGCGGGCTTCACCATCAAGCCGATCGCCGAGGATCATATCGGCGCGCTGCGGGCGATGGACCCCAAGACCGGCAAGATCGTGTGGGAATATAAGAACAAGGCGCCGCTATGGGGCGGCGTGCTGTCGACCGCCGGCAATCTGGTCTTCACCGGCACGCCCGAAGGCTATCTGAAGGCCTTCGACGCCAAGACCGGCAAGGAGCTGTGGAAGTTCCAGACTGGGTCGGGCGTGGTCGGATCGCCAGTCACCTGGGAGCAGGATGGCGAGCAATATGTCGCCGTCATGTCCGGCTGGGGCGGCGCGGTGCCGCTGTGGGGTGGCGAAGTGGCCAAGTCCTTCAAGGACATCAATCAGGGCGGTTCGCTCTGGGTGTTCAAGCTGGCCAAATAA